A single Filimonas effusa DNA region contains:
- a CDS encoding siderophore-interacting protein: MPNVPKWIADQMENLLASKYLDVEVKRIENLGPEIRIITFAAELEKIAIHPGASMVFRVGDKELRHYTPATFNCDEGEFEIIFHIHGGGPGSDLVSRLKLTDRLKVSLPGGRRLYEEDEQHHFFFGDETSLSFYSILLAELEKQQGTVRALFELNECNRHIPAALGYEVDTVLKTPATHGANAIAWLEARMQAEPDLFNRSVFYLTGNIPAIQRFRTMLKKYGISAKKIKLQGYWAEGSVGL, translated from the coding sequence ATGCCTAACGTACCTAAATGGATCGCCGACCAGATGGAGAACCTGCTGGCATCCAAATACCTCGATGTTGAGGTGAAAAGAATAGAAAACCTGGGGCCTGAGATCAGGATCATAACATTTGCCGCTGAACTGGAGAAGATCGCTATCCACCCGGGCGCCTCCATGGTTTTCCGGGTGGGCGATAAAGAGCTGCGACACTATACACCCGCTACATTTAACTGCGATGAAGGGGAGTTTGAAATTATCTTTCATATACATGGCGGCGGACCCGGCAGCGACCTGGTAAGCCGGCTAAAACTAACCGACCGCCTGAAGGTGTCGTTACCGGGTGGTCGCAGGTTGTATGAAGAAGATGAACAGCATCATTTTTTCTTTGGCGATGAAACCAGCCTGAGTTTTTACAGTATACTGCTGGCTGAACTTGAAAAACAGCAGGGAACGGTCAGAGCCCTGTTTGAACTGAATGAATGCAATAGGCATATTCCTGCTGCATTGGGCTACGAAGTGGACACTGTTCTTAAAACGCCGGCAACACACGGTGCAAATGCTATAGCCTGGTTGGAGGCCCGTATGCAGGCTGAGCCTGATCTGTTCAATCGCTCTGTCTTTTATCTTACAGGCAATATACCTGCTATACAGCGTTTCAGAACAATGCTTAAAAAATACGGTATAAGCGCTAAGAAAATAAAGCTGCAGGGGTATTGGGCAGAAGGCAGCGTAGGTTTATAA
- a CDS encoding helix-turn-helix domain-containing protein, whose amino-acid sequence MPAKQKKPVIPFYHLHDIAAKRFMLIKLTHYHINTYGDQAHRDDSYIFFFQVSGWTKVNVDFREITLSGCSIFCVLPGQVHNGVLADDASAWTLAVDASYINETFRALLSGFAMRNAPIRLDASKSILFRESFQLLKNLEKSTGNDISGKALEAMLEVCISLFADTCGNESPPEETMLRPATITRQFKSLLLVSFRDMKKPSEYAAALNISPSYLNEMVKETTGRPVSYWIHQEIILEAKRMLFYTNVTVKEIAHLLGFNDVTYFIRLFTKTAGMSPLKFRSGYRK is encoded by the coding sequence ATGCCCGCAAAGCAGAAGAAGCCCGTCATACCATTTTATCACCTGCACGACATAGCAGCGAAGCGCTTTATGCTGATAAAGCTCACGCATTATCATATCAATACTTACGGCGACCAGGCACATAGAGATGATAGTTATATCTTCTTCTTCCAGGTGTCAGGTTGGACAAAGGTGAATGTTGATTTCCGGGAAATCACACTTTCAGGCTGTTCCATCTTTTGTGTGCTTCCCGGACAGGTGCATAATGGCGTTCTTGCAGATGATGCAAGCGCATGGACACTTGCAGTAGATGCCTCCTATATTAATGAAACGTTTCGTGCGCTGCTCTCCGGCTTCGCCATGCGCAATGCGCCAATACGTCTTGATGCTTCAAAAAGCATCCTTTTTCGCGAGAGCTTTCAACTGCTTAAAAACCTTGAAAAAAGCACCGGTAACGATATAAGCGGGAAAGCATTGGAAGCCATGCTCGAAGTGTGTATCAGCCTGTTTGCCGATACCTGCGGAAATGAAAGCCCACCGGAAGAAACTATGCTGCGTCCTGCAACAATCACCCGTCAGTTTAAGAGCCTGCTTTTGGTAAGCTTCCGGGATATGAAAAAGCCATCTGAATATGCGGCAGCACTAAACATTTCTCCCTCTTATTTGAACGAGATGGTGAAGGAAACCACGGGACGCCCGGTAAGTTACTGGATTCACCAGGAAATCATTCTTGAAGCCAAAAGAATGCTTTTCTATACCAATGTAACAGTAAAGGAAATTGCCCATCTGCTCGGCTTTAATGACGTCACTTACTTCATACGCCTCTTTACCAAAACTGCAGGTATGTCTCCACTGAAGTTCAGGAGTGGATACCGTAAATAG
- a CDS encoding cysteine hydrolase family protein: MNTALLVIDIQNDYFANGAAPLINPDKAAANAARILEYSRKQQQLCIHIQHIANRPGATFFVPGTAGAEIHQAVMPLAGEKLFTKHYPNSFRETGLLQYLHSQQITDLVICGMMTHMCIDATTRAAKDYGFNCTVIGDACATKDLDINETAVKAGDVQTAFLAALNYFYASVINTNDYLK; encoded by the coding sequence ATGAACACAGCCCTCCTTGTTATCGACATTCAAAACGACTATTTCGCCAATGGTGCAGCGCCGCTTATCAACCCCGATAAAGCCGCAGCCAATGCCGCACGCATCCTGGAATATTCCAGGAAACAACAGCAACTGTGCATCCATATTCAACACATTGCCAACCGCCCGGGTGCAACGTTTTTCGTGCCAGGAACAGCAGGTGCAGAAATTCATCAGGCCGTAATGCCGTTAGCAGGAGAAAAGCTATTCACAAAACACTATCCCAACAGTTTCAGGGAAACCGGCTTATTGCAATACCTCCATTCGCAGCAGATAACCGACCTGGTTATTTGCGGGATGATGACACACATGTGCATAGATGCTACTACGCGCGCCGCTAAAGATTACGGCTTCAATTGTACTGTTATCGGCGATGCCTGTGCTACCAAAGATCTGGATATAAACGAAACCGCTGTAAAGGCCGGCGACGTACAAACTGCATTCCTTGCCGCACTGAATTATTTCTATGCATCCGTGATCAATACCAATGATTATTTGAAGTAA
- a CDS encoding RNA polymerase sigma factor: protein MQATLTIPELIEGCRANDRKAQELLYRQFYAFAMAIAMRYSRDEADAADIMSLAFVKLFKSIHSFNSEKGTLHAWIKKIVINEALDHIKARHRFISQEQLEAAAEEAQVDNNAIDKLNATEIMTMIQQLPPATHAVFVLYAIDGYNHREIAERLGISDGTSKWHLSEARKTLQKKLSGSHA from the coding sequence ATGCAGGCAACGCTTACGATACCGGAGCTGATAGAAGGCTGTAGGGCTAACGACAGGAAAGCGCAGGAATTGCTGTACCGGCAGTTCTATGCGTTTGCCATGGCCATAGCCATGCGTTATTCCCGCGATGAAGCCGATGCTGCCGACATTATGAGCCTTGCCTTTGTAAAGCTGTTTAAGAGCATTCATAGCTTCAATAGTGAAAAAGGTACACTCCACGCCTGGATAAAAAAGATAGTCATCAACGAGGCCCTGGATCACATCAAAGCAAGGCATCGCTTCATATCACAGGAACAGCTCGAAGCCGCCGCCGAAGAGGCCCAGGTCGATAACAACGCCATAGATAAACTTAACGCCACCGAAATAATGACCATGATCCAGCAACTGCCGCCGGCTACGCACGCTGTATTTGTGCTCTATGCTATCGATGGCTACAATCATCGCGAAATAGCCGAAAGGCTGGGTATCAGTGATGGAACCAGCAAATGGCACCTGAGCGAAGCCCGCAAAACATTGCAAAAGAAACTGAGCGGATCACACGCATGA
- a CDS encoding TlpA disulfide reductase family protein — protein sequence MIRIVNRISKIAYLAIVALLVSKTAQAQFASAEDKALKETVGKLAGEGKKTEALAAMYKISNVNTRNSAMSDYISGLFSAGDEKAAMAFAAKQLDSLKALRLQPDMKYAYSNLALPYATTLVRYKRYEEAYAILNPLLAANETVHYTVHETYVKALMGLGRYHDALNKVKELIMDGKASPFVSDTAFEQAYTHWKGNAHGFSMLKDSVNKAWKSDIWTKVSAEAMQTPAPGFELKDADGKLVSLASLKGKTVVLDFWANWCQPCKASFPVMKMAQERYRKDPGVVFLFIHCFEREADPLPEAVTYMKGHNFDFRVLFDLRDTATKESPVAKSFNVRGIPTKCIIDPQGNLRFTSVGGTKYTETDVQAVEHIATMIEFARKNS from the coding sequence ATGATAAGAATCGTAAATAGGATCTCGAAAATAGCTTACCTGGCAATAGTAGCTTTACTGGTAAGTAAAACTGCACAAGCTCAGTTCGCCTCTGCCGAAGACAAAGCCCTTAAAGAAACAGTAGGCAAATTAGCCGGTGAAGGCAAGAAAACGGAAGCCCTGGCGGCAATGTATAAAATCAGCAACGTGAATACACGCAATTCGGCCATGTCGGACTACATAAGTGGACTATTTAGTGCTGGTGATGAAAAAGCGGCCATGGCATTTGCTGCTAAACAGCTGGATTCGCTGAAAGCCCTGCGGTTGCAGCCTGATATGAAATATGCATACAGTAATCTGGCGCTGCCATATGCTACAACGCTGGTAAGGTACAAACGCTATGAAGAAGCATATGCAATCCTGAATCCTTTGCTGGCAGCAAATGAAACTGTTCATTATACAGTACATGAAACATATGTGAAGGCATTGATGGGGCTTGGCCGGTATCACGATGCGCTGAACAAAGTCAAAGAACTGATTATGGATGGAAAGGCCTCGCCTTTTGTCTCAGATACAGCTTTTGAACAGGCTTACACGCATTGGAAAGGAAATGCGCATGGTTTTTCCATGTTGAAGGATTCTGTTAACAAGGCATGGAAATCAGATATATGGACAAAAGTGAGTGCTGAAGCAATGCAAACGCCCGCGCCAGGCTTTGAGCTAAAAGATGCCGATGGAAAACTGGTGTCCCTTGCTTCCTTGAAAGGTAAAACAGTAGTCCTTGATTTCTGGGCTAATTGGTGCCAGCCTTGCAAAGCATCCTTCCCCGTTATGAAAATGGCGCAGGAACGCTACAGGAAAGATCCGGGTGTCGTGTTCTTATTCATTCATTGTTTCGAACGGGAGGCAGACCCCTTGCCTGAAGCAGTAACCTATATGAAAGGGCATAACTTTGATTTCCGGGTATTGTTCGACCTTCGCGATACGGCTACTAAAGAGTCTCCGGTGGCAAAATCGTTCAACGTTCGCGGAATTCCTACAAAGTGTATAATAGATCCGCAGGGCAATTTGCGGTTTACATCCGTAGGCGGAACAAAATATACCGAAACGGATGTTCAGGCAGTGGAACACATAGCCACCATGATAGAGTTTGCCCGCAAAAACAGCTAA
- a CDS encoding PKD-like family lipoprotein, with translation MKKIYAIILPGLAMILFLASCYKDKGNYSYKQQMPLAVDTAGKTNTFSVQKSVTVLSIDPKVVFEEDPARLKYLWRIYGTSTINTVADTLSRNRQFSQPVEKTPGNYWLELQVTDTVTSIKAVMQYAVTVTSPYPYGWMVLYEKEGNSEIGLLRTSDIISGLSKDTVLLDAFETINKHKLTGLPLFIQQSGRMWFTNNTAGFSNNYVIYAITASGGAMMDYVSFDYLTDYNGMFLSKPAVIKPGGIEGAIGMIANDRKIYSTYLISPYFTGPALEPNKGYEVDATSFVATDYNVYDQKNMRFLIMSGSDPFLTEFQPANAPAALFDLSNIGKVLQFQQNGYNSYRYAFFKDPSGNGRYLYTISFAGQNSNPRNPSIAKIDLTAAPGIQDAGFFAVSDRGPVAFYANAGAVYKTSTLTNSAELAFDRFGAGEVITSMKLFKAVGSGYTSATTRNSQLMFVSTWNQASKQGFVYVITVNEVSGQMNTASFKKFGGFGKIADMSLKAN, from the coding sequence ATGAAAAAGATATATGCTATCATACTTCCCGGCCTGGCAATGATCCTGTTCCTGGCGTCCTGTTACAAAGACAAGGGAAATTATTCCTATAAGCAGCAGATGCCGTTGGCAGTAGATACTGCCGGCAAAACCAATACTTTTAGTGTTCAGAAAAGCGTAACGGTGCTCTCCATCGATCCTAAGGTGGTTTTTGAAGAAGATCCTGCCCGCCTCAAATATCTCTGGCGTATTTACGGTACCAGTACTATCAATACGGTGGCCGATACTTTGTCGCGTAACAGGCAGTTCTCGCAACCTGTAGAGAAAACACCGGGTAACTACTGGTTGGAGCTTCAGGTTACCGATACCGTAACCAGCATCAAAGCAGTAATGCAATATGCTGTCACGGTTACTTCTCCCTATCCCTATGGTTGGATGGTGCTGTACGAAAAAGAGGGCAACAGCGAAATTGGCTTGTTGCGTACCAGCGATATTATCTCAGGGCTATCTAAAGATACCGTGCTGCTCGATGCTTTTGAAACAATCAACAAGCACAAACTCACTGGTTTGCCTCTTTTTATCCAGCAGTCTGGCAGAATGTGGTTTACAAATAACACGGCGGGTTTCAGTAACAACTATGTGATTTATGCTATTACTGCCTCGGGTGGGGCTATGATGGATTATGTAAGTTTTGATTATCTGACCGATTATAATGGTATGTTTCTCTCCAAGCCAGCTGTCATAAAACCAGGTGGTATCGAAGGCGCTATAGGTATGATTGCCAACGATAGGAAAATTTACAGCACCTACCTGATATCCCCTTACTTCACCGGACCTGCGCTGGAGCCGAATAAGGGATATGAAGTAGATGCTACCTCTTTTGTCGCGACAGACTATAATGTCTATGATCAGAAAAATATGCGTTTTCTCATCATGTCTGGCTCAGATCCCTTCCTGACCGAATTCCAGCCGGCTAACGCTCCGGCGGCCTTGTTCGATCTCAGCAATATCGGTAAGGTATTGCAGTTCCAGCAAAACGGCTACAATAGTTATCGGTATGCGTTCTTTAAAGATCCGTCAGGCAACGGACGTTACCTTTATACGATTAGTTTCGCCGGGCAGAACAGTAACCCCAGGAATCCTTCCATAGCCAAAATAGACCTTACGGCTGCTCCCGGTATCCAGGATGCAGGCTTCTTTGCCGTAAGCGATAGGGGGCCGGTGGCATTTTATGCAAATGCCGGTGCTGTTTATAAAACATCTACGTTAACCAACTCGGCAGAACTGGCATTCGATCGTTTTGGTGCAGGCGAAGTTATCACTTCCATGAAATTGTTTAAGGCAGTCGGCAGCGGCTATACATCGGCTACCACGCGTAACAGTCAGCTTATGTTTGTCAGCACCTGGAACCAGGCCTCAAAGCAGGGGTTTGTTTATGTAATCACCGTGAACGAAGTAAGTGGCCAGATGAATACAGCTTCCTTTAAAAAGTTCGGAGGCTTTGGTAAAATCGCTGATATGTCTCTCAAAGCAAATTAA
- a CDS encoding DUF4843 domain-containing protein encodes MITLFKNLLILLCVITTAGCTKTNLDAGYQGKPAVGLAGTLIPNAAGDSAVISFGVIPAAKLDSALKVAVRITGDIAPGDRTFTLVKVDSATTATPDEYVLPATFVVPAGQIETSFPLIIKRSARLKSTSVRLTLSVKEDVNFVRGPVHGRFSPDFKVIWNDRLVKPASWSSVFGTYSDKKFQIIIDQTGYTDFANLHTSILYNILVVVQQYVYNYNNAHPDNKLRDENGALVSFP; translated from the coding sequence ATGATTACATTATTTAAAAATCTCTTGATCCTGCTTTGTGTTATAACCACAGCAGGATGCACTAAAACCAACCTCGATGCAGGTTACCAGGGTAAACCTGCCGTAGGGCTGGCAGGTACACTCATTCCCAATGCAGCAGGCGATTCTGCCGTTATTTCCTTCGGCGTTATACCCGCAGCAAAACTGGATTCCGCTTTAAAAGTTGCAGTGAGAATCACCGGCGATATCGCTCCCGGTGATAGAACCTTTACATTGGTGAAGGTCGATTCGGCTACCACAGCAACACCGGATGAATATGTATTGCCTGCTACATTCGTTGTGCCGGCCGGACAAATCGAAACGTCTTTCCCTCTGATCATTAAACGCAGCGCAAGGCTGAAGTCAACTTCTGTGCGACTCACGCTTTCCGTAAAGGAAGATGTCAATTTCGTTCGCGGCCCCGTACATGGCCGTTTCTCACCCGATTTTAAAGTGATCTGGAACGATCGTCTCGTGAAACCCGCCAGTTGGAGTTCTGTGTTCGGCACTTATAGCGATAAAAAATTCCAGATTATTATTGATCAAACAGGTTATACCGACTTTGCCAACCTCCATACTTCCATCTTGTACAATATCCTGGTTGTGGTGCAGCAGTACGTTTACAATTATAATAATGCGCATCCCGATAATAAACTGAGAGATGAAAATGGTGCCTTAGTTAGTTTCCCTTAA
- a CDS encoding RagB/SusD family nutrient uptake outer membrane protein, with the protein MSTNWKQYIPRVLAVAIASAALLSCKKWIDVTPQTQVRDDLFFSKQSGFVNAINGVYLAMGDPSMYGREMTFGVVDVIGQMYTLRSTFGAQVYIDAQNYLYSQANVQALTDPIWQNTYNAIANLNSVIENFDKADTAIFSPGNYALLKGEAYALRAFLHFDLARLYAPSYLSAKNAPAIPYVTEFRPKVVPKSSVEVVMQKVLADLLKADTLLVNDPIGSSVVTAATLTDRKQKMNRYAVKATLARVYLWMGDKANALKYAEQVITASTKTFPWITRGAVATSTEESRDRIFSTELIFNLQVTNTAANIKSAAFQLDTTAASIGGGRSTSIAIVDYTRIYDQYETNATNGGVGGNDLRWLYLVRKYTTSTTAVNASFYGKLYQYTSMPSDAARRQPILRVSEMYYIAAECLAETNLPAAINYVNQVRINRNLASFGNAITKEQLDNEIYKEYRKEFPAEGQMFFYYKRLDKSAVPGAVQPFNKQNYIVPLPVKELEFGA; encoded by the coding sequence ATGAGTACTAATTGGAAACAATATATCCCCAGGGTGCTGGCAGTTGCAATCGCTTCTGCTGCTTTGCTTTCCTGTAAGAAATGGATAGACGTTACGCCGCAGACGCAGGTTCGTGACGATCTCTTCTTCTCTAAGCAAAGTGGTTTTGTTAATGCCATCAATGGCGTATACCTGGCAATGGGCGATCCCTCTATGTATGGCAGGGAAATGACCTTCGGTGTGGTAGATGTAATAGGGCAGATGTACACGCTCCGCTCCACTTTTGGGGCGCAGGTATATATCGATGCCCAGAATTATCTGTATAGCCAGGCAAATGTGCAGGCCTTGACAGATCCTATCTGGCAAAATACATATAACGCTATCGCTAATCTGAACAGTGTGATCGAAAACTTCGATAAGGCCGATACGGCTATCTTTTCACCGGGAAACTATGCGTTGCTGAAGGGGGAGGCCTATGCCTTACGGGCATTCCTGCATTTCGACCTTGCCAGGTTGTACGCCCCCTCTTACCTGTCGGCTAAAAATGCACCTGCTATTCCTTATGTAACGGAATTTCGCCCTAAAGTAGTTCCTAAATCCTCTGTGGAAGTGGTCATGCAAAAGGTCCTGGCCGATTTGCTGAAGGCAGATACCTTGCTGGTGAACGACCCTATAGGCTCTTCTGTGGTAACTGCCGCCACCCTTACCGATCGTAAACAAAAAATGAACAGGTATGCGGTAAAAGCAACCCTTGCCAGGGTGTACCTCTGGATGGGTGACAAAGCCAACGCTTTGAAATATGCAGAACAGGTAATCACCGCTTCCACTAAAACTTTCCCCTGGATTACAAGAGGTGCCGTTGCTACCTCAACAGAAGAGTCAAGAGACCGGATATTTTCTACTGAACTCATCTTTAACTTGCAGGTAACGAATACGGCTGCTAATATTAAATCGGCTGCTTTTCAGCTCGACACAACTGCTGCATCCATCGGTGGCGGGCGCTCCACATCTATTGCCATTGTCGATTATACTCGTATCTATGATCAATACGAAACGAATGCTACTAATGGTGGTGTTGGTGGTAACGATCTCAGGTGGCTTTACCTCGTTCGTAAGTATACTACGTCTACTACTGCTGTCAATGCCAGCTTTTATGGTAAGCTTTACCAATATACATCTATGCCCTCCGATGCCGCACGCCGGCAGCCGATACTCAGGGTTTCCGAAATGTATTACATAGCGGCAGAATGCCTTGCAGAAACCAATTTGCCGGCAGCAATCAATTACGTCAATCAGGTGCGTATCAACAGGAACCTCGCATCCTTTGGCAATGCTATCACAAAAGAACAACTGGATAACGAAATATATAAAGAATACCGTAAAGAATTTCCTGCCGAAGGACAGATGTTCTTTTATTACAAAAGGCTCGACAAATCTGCAGTGCCAGGTGCTGTTCAGCCATTTAACAAGCAAAATTATATAGTGCCGCTCCCGGTAAAAGAACTGGAATTCGGTGCCTAA